AGCGAAAAAGATCTACAAGGTGTATGTTGATCGGCTCAAGGAAGTCAACTTCGTCAAGCAGATAGCTTCGCCTGACAGGATTGCCATGATGCTTCCCCCGGGTGAGTCCGATATTAAAGCATAATGTCTTTAATATCTCCCTTGCCCATTACTCTATGATTAGTTCTGAATGCCAGGATACTTGATACCAAATTGCTATAATATGATCAGCAGGTGCTGCGATGCGTGTCACAAACAGAAGTATGAGGGGCCGTGAAGGCGAAATATCCGTAACAGCTGAAACTCTTGATGACCTGTGGCATCTGAAGTACATAATAGAGAACGGTGACCTGGTATTTGCCCTGACGAAAAGGAAGGCTGACACCGCAAGTGATAAGCTGAGGCCGGAGAAGGCAGAGAAGGTGAATGTGCGGCTTGGCCTGAGGGTTGAGGGCCTGGAGTTCCACAGGTTTTCCAACAGGCTGAGGATACACGGGGTCATTGAGCAGGGCATGGATGCGGGGCAGCACCATACGTTCAATGTTGAGGAAGGCACGAACCTGTCCATTATCAAGACATGGAAAAAGGATCAGCTTGAGCGCATAGATGAGGCGGAGGCAGCCTCAAAGCGTCCCAAGGTTGTGCTGGTCGCTGTGGAGGAGGGTGATGCGGATATCGGTCTTGTGCGCCATTACGGTATAGAGATGTACTCCCACATCTGCCAGTCCTCAGGTAAGGGGGAGGGTTCCCTCAGGGATGTATTCTTCCACGAGATAGTGGAGAAGCTCGTGACTGCAGCTCCTGGTTCCGAGGCTATAGTCGTTTCGGGCCCCGGATTCACGAAAGAGGATTTCATCAAGTATCTGCAGTCCAAGCAGCCTGAACTTGCTTCAAGGGCACTGGTCGAGGATACCTCGTCCATCGGGATGTCCGGTTTCCAGGAGGTTCTCCGAAGAGGTGCTGTGGACAGGATAACCGAGGAATCCCGGATAGCCAGGGAGTCCACCCTTATGGATGAACTGCTCAGGGAGATCGCTGTACAGGGAAAGGCTGCCTATGGGATAGAAGAGGTCAGGGCTGCCCAGGATTACGGTTCAATAGAGACGCTGCTGGTGGCTGACGAGTTCCTGCGTGAGGAAAGGGAAAAAGGGGATATCGATTCTTTCCTGCAGTCGGTGGAGCATTCCCAGGGAAGGATAGTGATATTCAGTACGATTTTCGAGCCGGGTCACAAGCTTCTCGCACTCGGGGGCATTGCTGCGCTCCTGCGGTTCAGGATATGATCCGGTGTTCATAGCCAGTGGACATACTCACTGCCTGACGGGACTTCCATACTCTGTCTGGTCCCTCTGCATCGTCACCGAGACTTATGTATTTATTTAACAGTGCTTAATAAACTTTTCGGGTAGGTTGTGCATGAATCATTCACAAATGGCGCAGACAGAAGAATTTATCGATTTATATTTATCTCTCTATATTATCTTTTTATAATAAAGAGTTATATTGAGCTTTTTTTTAAATCAGAGCGGCTATTTCATCTTAAGGTCGTATTGAATCCCTATGGTGACTCAAATACGCAAAAGGGCTTATTAAGTCCGCTTCATGTTCAGGTAACGAACAAAAAGGATATATACTACTCTGCCAAAGTCCTTATCAGGAGGTGTAAATGGTAGAATTGGTGATAGACACTTAGTGATACTAATAAGCATAATAAAATTACAGCATTTGCAGGTTGTTTGTTTTACAGACCTTTGATGTCAGTTATATCTGAATTATCAGTAATTGATAGTAATTATTGAAAAATATGTTAGGGAAGTGATTAACTATGGATGGAGAAGTAATTATAAAAGACAGGACTGCAAGCCCGGCAGCAACAGGTTTCTACGGACTGGGTTTCGCAGCAACATTTGCAGGTCTTCTGAACATGGGCATGTTCAGTGACGCACTGGTAGTAATTGCAATGGCAATATTCCTCGGAGGATTCTCCGAACTGATCGCAGGCTGGCAGCTATGGAAGAAAGGAGACACCTTTGGTGGCACAGCGTTCACAATCTTCGGTCTCTGGTGGCTCGGTTTCTCATACATCAACCTTGCTCCTGCAGGTCTCTGGGGTGCTCCGTTGGAAGCTGCAAGTGCAACCTCTATGGGATTCTTCACCCTCATATGGGGCATTATTGCAACCTTACTGACAATAGTCACACTTAAGATCGGTGTAAAAGGGATCATCCTTGTATTCATACTGCTTGACCTGACTTTCTTCAGCCTTGCAGCTGTGTTCTTCGGAGTACTGCCACTGGTCGTTGCAGGAGCAATAACCCTCCTCGTCGGTCTTGCAGCACTCTACCTTGCAACTGCACTGGTCATGGACGAAGTCGGCAAGATCAAGATCTGGTACTAAAAGCAAAGAGCATTGTAAAAGTCCGGCATTCAGCCGGCAATTTTTTTCTTTTAAAATACTATACTGTTATTGGAAGCACTTTGCCCTTTCCGTTGACTCTATGGCCATGAGCTCCTTTCCGTCCATGTAGACGTGAATGACTCCGCCGGATTCCGAGACCGTGATAGCTATGGAGACGGTGTCCCTGCTTATGGCGGCTGCCGAGACGTGCCTCCCTCCAAGGCCCTTGTCCAGCCTGATGTCTCTGGCATCCACATCCAGGTACCTTCCTGCGGCCTCCATCTTCCCGTCCTCGGATATCACGAACACGCCGTCAAGCTGTGCAAACTCCTTTACGGATTCCCAGTTGTTGCGGTTAAGGACATCTCTGTCCTCGTCCCTGTGACCTGCATAAGGGTTGAGGATTATCTGGTGTGAACGGATCATGACTTCCTCTACGTCTCCCAGGATGAACGCCGTGCCCACCTGCTTTCCCTCTCTGCCCATGTTGGCTATATCAAAGGCGATCTTCAGCACTGCCTGCATCACATCAGGCTGAACTCTCTCCTCACAGGTCTTCAAAGCTTTCACCAACGGGTTCTCTCCCAGGTCATGAACGACAATGGCGCTGGAATCTGCAGTTTCTATAATCCCCACAACAAGACCCTCCTTCAGTTCGCCAAGCATATGCTCGACAGCAGATATATTCTCTATCTGGTCTATCCTGCCGGTAGCCTGCTGTGCTATCCTGTCAGTGATCTCTTTGAGCTTCTCTTCCCTGCCCTTACTGGTTGCGACCAGGTGATCTATGATGCTCTTTGGGCGGCGGGATGTAAAGAAGACAGGTACTTCCGTTCTGACATCGTTCTGGTCGACATCACCTGAAATTATAATGGCGGTGGATC
This DNA window, taken from Methanolobus chelungpuianus, encodes the following:
- a CDS encoding mRNA surveillance protein pelota; this translates as MRVTNRSMRGREGEISVTAETLDDLWHLKYIIENGDLVFALTKRKADTASDKLRPEKAEKVNVRLGLRVEGLEFHRFSNRLRIHGVIEQGMDAGQHHTFNVEEGTNLSIIKTWKKDQLERIDEAEAASKRPKVVLVAVEEGDADIGLVRHYGIEMYSHICQSSGKGEGSLRDVFFHEIVEKLVTAAPGSEAIVVSGPGFTKEDFIKYLQSKQPELASRALVEDTSSIGMSGFQEVLRRGAVDRITEESRIARESTLMDELLREIAVQGKAAYGIEEVRAAQDYGSIETLLVADEFLREEREKGDIDSFLQSVEHSQGRIVIFSTIFEPGHKLLALGGIAALLRFRI
- a CDS encoding acetate uptake transporter, encoding MDGEVIIKDRTASPAATGFYGLGFAATFAGLLNMGMFSDALVVIAMAIFLGGFSELIAGWQLWKKGDTFGGTAFTIFGLWWLGFSYINLAPAGLWGAPLEAASATSMGFFTLIWGIIATLLTIVTLKIGVKGIILVFILLDLTFFSLAAVFFGVLPLVVAGAITLLVGLAALYLATALVMDEVGKIKIWY
- a CDS encoding DNA integrity scanning protein DisA nucleotide-binding domain protein, which codes for MDNIRSVVKAAIRLAEDLGSTAIIISGDVDQNDVRTEVPVFFTSRRPKSIIDHLVATSKGREEKLKEITDRIAQQATGRIDQIENISAVEHMLGELKEGLVVGIIETADSSAIVVHDLGENPLVKALKTCEERVQPDVMQAVLKIAFDIANMGREGKQVGTAFILGDVEEVMIRSHQIILNPYAGHRDEDRDVLNRNNWESVKEFAQLDGVFVISEDGKMEAAGRYLDVDARDIRLDKGLGGRHVSAAAISRDTVSIAITVSESGGVIHVYMDGKELMAIESTERAKCFQ